A genomic region of Vespa crabro chromosome 19, iyVesCrab1.2, whole genome shotgun sequence contains the following coding sequences:
- the LOC124430638 gene encoding uncharacterized protein LOC124430638 — protein MKTFVVLLALAAVAIAGPINIEDVEQDNVEADLSKISGGIKCHGRKCKGSINIGGSWYMDDEGTLIPVEEPAKIKIGVKCRKKHCGIGVHWFSLTEEINKPEEAKSHVEVGAECHGSKCSGNVKVGVDWFQAEDGSLVGVPRPEVESKNHIKGGADDDLFIAGDETLVPIPKSNVAIFGGRVEVGSQCEGSKCKGILGVKVNWFKTKDGNLVPIVTATPADEHFDDSNGSKHVGVEWFVTSDGTVILIPTPAKTHITGGVECHGKHCSGNIGIGVDWFKNEYGNVIPTITPISQSAENEIEYKKEKVPIIPIIPKDMPRVIKPKSFEEE, from the exons ATGAAGACATTCGTCGTTTTACTTGCCCTTGCGGCGGTAGCCATTGCGGGTCCTATAAACATAGAAGACGTTGAACAA gaTAACGTTGAAGCTGATTTATCCAAGATATCAGGAGGAATTAAGTGCCATGGAAGGAAATGCAAAGGTAGCATCAATATTGGCGGAAGTTGGTACATGGACGATGAGGGAACCCTCATACCAGTTGAGGAACCGGCCAAGATCAAAATCGGAGTCAAATGCCGAAAGAAGCATTGTGGCATTGGTGTCCACTGGTTCTCGCTAACGGAGGAAATTAATAAACCTGAAGAAGCTAAAAGTCACGTTGAAGTTGGGGCTGAATGCCATGGATCAAAATGCAGTGGAAACGTAAAAGTCGGTGTTGACTGGTTCCAAGCGGAAGACGGAAGTCTCGTCGGTGTTCCCAGACCCGAAGTGGAGTCCAAGAATCACATCAAAGGTGGAGCAGATGACGACTTGTTCATAGCAGGAGATGAAACTCTTGTCCCAATACCAAAATCCAACGTAGCCATTTTCGGTGGTCGTGTTGAGGTTGGAAGTCAATGCGAGGGATCGAAATGCAAAGGAATTCTTGGCGTTAAAGTAAACTGGTTCAAAACTAAGGATGGAAATCTTGTCCCGATTGTAACGGCAACACCAGCTGATGAACATTTCGATGATAGCAATGGATCAAAACACGTTGGCGTCGAATGGTTCGTAACATCGGACGGCACTGTTATCCTAATTCCAACGCCTGCGAAAACTCATATAACAGGAGGAGTGGAATGTCACGGAAAACATTGCAGCGGTAACATCGGCATTGGCGTAGATTGGTTCAAGAACGAATACGGAAATGTTATCCCGACAATTACACCTATTTCCCAATCTGCGGAAAACGAAATAgagtacaaaaaagaaaaagtacctATTATCCCGATTATACCAAAAGACATGCCACGTGTGATTAAACCAAAATCATTTGAggaggaatag